From Alteribacter lacisalsi, a single genomic window includes:
- a CDS encoding CpaF family protein encodes MSIEEAIKRKLYTAEDEDNPYARSGHQSERVEELKKTVREHIMKETSRNKQLLLQKQALNSAIWHYLEKESETQFRELLLTNDEKRLTAEEIRQQMVGFGIIDPLVKRSDITEIMINGTDQVFVEKDGKLQLAYDEDGQPLKFGSENELLNLIEKIVAPINRKVDESDPIVDARLPDGSRVNVVIRPVSLEGPIVTIRKFPENPYPMEKLIEFGALDEEIADFLYHLVQAKYNVVISGGTGSGKTTFLNALSMYIPGSERIITVEDSAELKLTQIANLVRLETRPANIEGKGEIPMRELVRTALRMRPDRIVVGEVRGGEALDMLQAMNTGHDGSLTTGHANSAADMLSRLETMVLMSGLELPIPAIRRQIASAVEIIVHLGRMRDGSRKVLQITEVRELNNGEIETVDLFTWKMDPDKSTSEKLTGKLEAAGQTMSQQGKWEAAGFKPPVIRGISLLEESI; translated from the coding sequence ATGAGTATCGAGGAAGCAATCAAACGAAAGCTCTACACGGCCGAAGATGAGGACAACCCCTATGCAAGATCTGGCCATCAGAGTGAGAGAGTGGAAGAATTAAAGAAAACCGTACGGGAACACATTATGAAAGAAACAAGCCGGAATAAACAGCTTCTCCTGCAGAAGCAGGCTTTGAATTCTGCGATATGGCATTATCTTGAAAAAGAGTCGGAAACGCAGTTTCGCGAGCTTCTGCTCACGAATGATGAAAAACGGCTGACAGCTGAAGAGATCCGTCAGCAGATGGTTGGATTCGGCATTATTGATCCACTCGTGAAGCGATCGGATATTACGGAAATTATGATCAACGGTACAGATCAGGTGTTCGTTGAGAAGGATGGGAAGCTCCAGCTTGCCTACGATGAAGATGGACAGCCACTTAAATTCGGCTCTGAAAACGAACTGCTGAACCTGATTGAAAAAATTGTAGCGCCAATTAACCGGAAGGTGGACGAAAGTGATCCAATCGTGGATGCCCGTCTGCCTGACGGGTCACGGGTAAACGTTGTGATTCGCCCGGTTTCTCTAGAAGGGCCAATTGTAACGATCCGAAAATTCCCTGAAAACCCCTACCCCATGGAAAAACTGATTGAATTTGGCGCACTGGATGAGGAAATAGCAGACTTTCTCTACCATCTCGTTCAGGCAAAATACAATGTCGTAATATCGGGAGGAACGGGATCGGGTAAGACAACTTTTCTGAATGCTCTCAGCATGTACATTCCGGGAAGTGAGCGGATTATCACAGTTGAGGATTCAGCTGAACTGAAGCTTACCCAGATCGCCAACCTCGTCAGACTGGAGACGAGACCGGCAAACATTGAGGGTAAAGGCGAAATTCCGATGCGTGAACTCGTCCGTACGGCACTCCGGATGCGTCCTGATCGAATTGTTGTCGGGGAGGTTCGCGGGGGAGAAGCGCTGGACATGCTTCAGGCAATGAATACCGGTCACGACGGCTCTCTGACAACCGGTCATGCGAACTCCGCGGCTGATATGCTTTCCCGACTTGAAACGATGGTCCTCATGTCCGGACTGGAGCTTCCGATTCCGGCGATCAGAAGACAGATCGCTTCCGCGGTGGAAATTATTGTGCACCTTGGAAGAATGAGAGACGGATCCAGGAAAGTGCTTCAGATCACGGAAGTACGTGAACTGAACAACGGGGAAATCGAAACTGTAGATTTGTTTACTTGGAAAATGGATCCTGATAAGAGCACCAGTGAAAAGCTTACAGGAAAGCTGGAGGCAGCCGGCCAGACTATGAGCCAGCAGGGCAAATGGGAAGCGGCGGGCTTTAAGCCGCCTGTGATCCGGGGGATCTCCCTGTTGGAGGAGTCTATATGA
- a CDS encoding type II secretion system F family protein, whose amino-acid sequence MTGTWTLIGLAASFFILIAAFVDLLSLSIKRRLPVRRGITDRWRKRGIGSAETSAGTASDRELKQPKWSVAEIAGTVVLALALFLAGLLFFRSILFAFLFSLLAVFYPRFRRKNVSDKRKKLFITQFRSAMNSISNSLRAGASLQTALKRCEGDLEKELMTQKDKPVLEEIVVINHDIEFGMSIDQALRQFKGKMNLEDVDQFVDAILVTRAKGGNLTQVTRNTAERISDKIAIQQEIQLGTSQKRAEAKVLTIFPVVMALLLMFTNPGYMEPMYESFAGSFFLFLAGVMLVANYVIGKRVTNIDL is encoded by the coding sequence ATGACGGGGACATGGACGCTGATTGGACTTGCAGCCTCCTTTTTCATCCTGATCGCAGCATTTGTGGATCTCCTTTCTCTCAGTATTAAACGCCGGCTGCCGGTCAGAAGGGGGATCACGGATCGCTGGCGGAAACGGGGAATTGGCAGTGCAGAAACAAGTGCGGGAACAGCTTCTGACAGGGAATTAAAGCAGCCGAAGTGGAGCGTTGCGGAAATCGCAGGTACGGTGGTGCTTGCGCTGGCTCTGTTCCTGGCAGGTCTTCTGTTCTTCCGTAGTATCCTGTTTGCGTTCCTGTTCAGCCTTCTGGCAGTGTTTTATCCACGGTTCAGGAGAAAGAATGTAAGCGATAAAAGAAAAAAGCTGTTCATTACACAGTTCCGTTCGGCAATGAATTCCATCTCCAATTCCCTTCGGGCAGGTGCTTCCCTGCAGACAGCCCTCAAACGGTGCGAAGGAGACCTGGAAAAAGAACTTATGACACAGAAGGACAAGCCGGTCCTAGAGGAAATCGTAGTTATCAATCACGATATCGAATTCGGAATGTCCATCGATCAGGCTCTTCGTCAGTTCAAAGGAAAGATGAACCTGGAAGACGTGGACCAGTTTGTAGACGCGATTCTGGTTACCAGGGCAAAAGGCGGTAACCTGACACAGGTAACACGTAATACGGCAGAAAGAATATCGGATAAAATTGCGATTCAGCAGGAAATCCAGCTCGGTACCTCCCAGAAAAGAGCAGAGGCAAAAGTACTCACGATTTTTCCTGTAGTTATGGCTCTTCTTCTCATGTTCACAAACCCGGGATACATGGAACCGATGTACGAATCATTTGCCGGCAGTTTCTTTTTGTTTCTTGCCGGGGTAATGCTGGTCGCGAACTATGTCATCGGCAAACGGGTTACAAATATAGATTTGTAG
- a CDS encoding type II secretion system F family protein translates to MSAIIAFFIFIFILALLYPSKAVRAMIMRKRLLAPAEGERVKRKGILESAAPAVTAGMTLLNFRISHERREEMAGRLQRAGYEEKMSVDHFYTFKVLCSLGAAAYFVLLGVASEPLMYLLALIAPLLAFGLPDFWLKQRIRVRQEKIRRELPYILNSISILCDAGMNLFASIREVADTKDGELPKELERVIKQAGMGVSQVKALENMSMRCQVDEVSRFVSAVTQTIERGSGGVTAVLRQQAAEVWEARKKKAQQLGEQASIKLFFPLVLLAFPALAIFILGPVAINLLEFLRG, encoded by the coding sequence ATGTCAGCGATTATCGCATTTTTCATATTTATCTTCATACTGGCTCTTCTTTATCCTTCCAAAGCTGTAAGGGCTATGATTATGCGGAAACGCCTGCTTGCTCCTGCAGAAGGGGAGCGCGTGAAAAGAAAGGGCATTCTGGAGTCAGCAGCCCCTGCGGTAACCGCAGGGATGACCCTGCTGAATTTCAGGATCAGCCATGAGAGAAGAGAAGAGATGGCCGGCCGTCTTCAGCGCGCCGGTTACGAAGAAAAAATGAGTGTGGATCATTTTTACACCTTTAAGGTTCTCTGCTCCCTTGGGGCGGCTGCCTATTTTGTCCTCCTTGGTGTGGCCAGTGAACCCTTAATGTATTTACTTGCACTGATTGCGCCTCTTCTGGCTTTTGGACTTCCCGATTTCTGGCTCAAACAGCGAATCAGAGTCCGGCAGGAAAAAATCCGAAGAGAGCTTCCTTATATACTCAATTCGATCTCAATTTTGTGCGATGCAGGCATGAACTTATTTGCCTCAATCCGGGAGGTAGCCGATACGAAAGATGGCGAACTCCCGAAGGAACTTGAAAGAGTGATTAAACAGGCAGGTATGGGAGTATCCCAGGTAAAGGCTCTGGAAAACATGTCCATGCGCTGTCAGGTCGATGAAGTCAGCCGATTTGTTTCCGCTGTAACCCAGACCATCGAGCGTGGGAGCGGTGGGGTAACCGCTGTACTGAGACAGCAGGCCGCCGAAGTATGGGAGGCGAGAAAGAAAAAAGCACAGCAGCTGGGCGAACAGGCCTCTATTAAACTGTTCTTCCCTCTCGTGCTTCTCGCATTTCCGGCCCTTGCAATTTTCATCCTCGGCCCAGTAGCTATTAATCTGCTGGAATTCCTTAGAGGATAG